The following are encoded together in the Armatimonadota bacterium genome:
- a CDS encoding exo-alpha-sialidase codes for MLRTLLPWFAAIVVTCDIGAAQTVLEPVFAPGNETQWRFIGGNWTMGDGTLAQTSTDGGTKAILTTGAFSDLTITFEASVKVEGPGVRAAAVLFRASGTMSYYWLHLDTRSNNAILVRSTPGNTWGEIARAACNLPDGDWFRVKVDCIGETITASVNDQQVLQATDPNIKAGYVGLGTSQGSAEFRNLKIEGVAAEMPETLKDETPPHKIISRGEAAGSYQAFPDACRMLNGDIIAVFYAGYGHVSIPTDNWPKGGRICTVRSSDEGRTWTAPEILFDDDRDNRDPHIAQLRDGRLVCTFFSLMPKEGGGYRHWGAEAVFSSDGGKTWDTTPVQFAPEPWVCSAPVREMPDGTLLLGTYRGEDGYSYGGVTRSTDGGKTWSEPVPIGREKKLNLDAETDVILCRDGILWAALRSSSVNMHYATSTDMGLTWSPAYDIGFKGHAPHLYRLSTGAIVMTQRLPQTSMYISRDECRTWQGPYLIDTVGGAYPATVELKDGTILVIYYEEGAGSAVRVKRFRVKADGLETLGWD; via the coding sequence ATGTTGCGCACATTGCTGCCTTGGTTCGCCGCCATTGTGGTGACTTGCGATATTGGCGCGGCGCAGACGGTGCTGGAACCTGTCTTCGCTCCCGGGAATGAGACGCAGTGGAGGTTTATTGGGGGCAACTGGACGATGGGAGATGGTACGCTGGCGCAGACCTCCACCGACGGCGGCACGAAGGCCATCCTCACCACCGGCGCATTCAGCGACCTGACGATCACATTCGAAGCCAGCGTGAAGGTCGAAGGCCCCGGAGTACGCGCAGCGGCCGTTCTGTTCCGCGCATCCGGGACCATGTCGTACTACTGGCTGCATCTGGACACGCGCAGCAACAACGCGATTCTGGTGCGCTCCACACCGGGCAATACCTGGGGCGAGATAGCGCGAGCGGCCTGCAACCTGCCCGACGGCGACTGGTTCCGCGTCAAGGTGGATTGCATCGGTGAGACCATCACCGCTTCCGTAAACGACCAGCAGGTGCTGCAAGCGACCGACCCGAATATCAAGGCCGGGTACGTTGGCCTGGGCACCAGTCAGGGAAGCGCCGAGTTCCGCAATCTGAAGATCGAAGGAGTGGCCGCCGAAATGCCGGAGACTTTGAAGGACGAGACCCCGCCGCACAAGATCATCTCACGGGGTGAAGCCGCCGGTTCATACCAGGCGTTTCCGGACGCCTGCCGTATGCTGAATGGTGACATCATCGCCGTCTTCTATGCGGGATACGGGCACGTGTCCATCCCCACCGATAACTGGCCGAAGGGTGGGCGCATCTGCACCGTGCGTTCCAGCGACGAAGGTCGCACCTGGACCGCGCCGGAGATCCTCTTCGACGACGACCGGGACAACCGCGACCCCCACATCGCCCAGCTGAGGGACGGCCGACTGGTCTGCACTTTCTTCTCGCTCATGCCCAAAGAGGGGGGAGGGTACAGGCACTGGGGCGCCGAAGCGGTCTTCTCGAGCGACGGCGGGAAGACGTGGGACACCACCCCCGTGCAATTCGCGCCTGAGCCCTGGGTCTGCTCCGCGCCGGTGCGCGAGATGCCCGACGGCACACTGCTGCTGGGCACGTATCGTGGCGAAGACGGGTACAGCTACGGTGGCGTGACACGATCAACCGACGGCGGAAAGACCTGGTCGGAGCCGGTTCCCATCGGTCGCGAGAAGAAGCTCAACCTCGACGCCGAGACCGACGTCATTCTCTGCCGCGACGGCATCCTCTGGGCGGCCCTGCGCAGCAGTTCAGTGAACATGCACTATGCCACCAGCACCGATATGGGGCTGACCTGGAGCCCGGCGTATGACATCGGTTTCAAAGGCCACGCGCCTCACCTCTACCGCCTGAGCACCGGCGCGATTGTGATGACCCAGCGCCTCCCGCAGACCTCCATGTACATCAGCCGCGATGAGTGTCGCACATGGCAGGGACCGTACCTGATTGACACGGTTGGCGGCGCGTACCCGGCGA
- a CDS encoding phosphatase PAP2 family protein, with the protein MHDALQATIQHRLARRLVVSAVSVLTAPGVPSCAFLLLLAMLLIPLDATLARWFSSSADSIVPDGVFLFLSRSGRAAANLVLLGSILACSRLRRWRVAYFSVIGGVITTLVVETVKHLVGRARPDTEQFALVFSPLSDAGDWHSFPSGDTANAFLVAAFCVALYPRYAAFFWSWGILVAVSRVALARHFPADVLAGAGIGILVGSLLVARLELPLAPPGVMPVQRHSGCGWFSPHRTPCKPFRSSGTSISTAPTSTCPAFTAHPNAPRITASKWCCKMVRTICGLTSQ; encoded by the coding sequence ATGCACGATGCCCTCCAGGCTACCATTCAGCATCGCCTCGCGCGCCGCCTCGTAGTCTCCGCAGTTTCGGTCCTGACGGCTCCGGGCGTCCCCAGTTGCGCTTTCCTGCTTCTGTTGGCCATGCTCCTGATCCCTCTGGATGCCACGCTGGCACGTTGGTTCTCCAGTTCGGCTGACAGTATCGTTCCGGATGGGGTCTTCTTATTCCTGAGCCGATCCGGACGCGCTGCCGCTAATCTGGTTCTCCTGGGATCGATTCTGGCCTGCTCTCGCCTCCGCCGGTGGCGCGTGGCATACTTCTCCGTGATCGGCGGGGTGATCACGACGCTGGTCGTGGAGACCGTCAAGCACCTGGTGGGCAGGGCGCGTCCGGATACGGAGCAGTTCGCCCTCGTTTTTTCCCCGCTGTCCGACGCCGGAGACTGGCACTCGTTCCCCTCCGGGGATACCGCGAACGCCTTCCTCGTGGCCGCCTTCTGCGTGGCTCTCTATCCCCGCTATGCGGCTTTCTTCTGGTCCTGGGGCATTCTTGTCGCTGTGTCACGGGTCGCACTCGCACGTCACTTCCCGGCGGATGTGCTCGCCGGCGCCGGCATCGGCATTCTCGTCGGCTCCCTGCTGGTGGCGCGTCTCGAACTGCCGCTTGCCCCTCCCGGCGTCATGCCGGTCCAGCGCCACAGTGGTTGCGGCTGGTTCTCGCCGCACCGCACCCCCTGCAAACCGTTCAGATCCTCTGGGACCTCAATTTCCACCGCTCCTACTTCAACATGCCCGGCTTTCACCGCGCATCCGAATGCGCCCAGGATTACCGCATCGAAGTGGTGCTGCAAGATGGTTCGCACCATTTGTGGGCTGACGTCCCAGTAA